In a genomic window of Paramicrobacterium chengjingii:
- a CDS encoding IclR family transcriptional regulator, which produces MSDSLRKSITLLEALRVMADGGSARTLAEATGIPRSTVQRLLTVLDESQMVVQDSRTLKYSIGPKTLMLGMAYRRGIDLSSLARPLMLQLRASTNETVGLSIRIGNVRMFIEEVQSLAHLRFASELGALYPLWSGAAGRVLMTELSEVEIDAVLGSTPDAAAIVHAPIGRDELLRLMRHVRLTKNARAFNETLDNISSIAVPVRDNRGAVAASLSLSGPSERLTDARMDEVLPLLNDAAEQLANGLGANS; this is translated from the coding sequence GTGAGCGATTCGCTGCGAAAGTCCATCACGCTCCTCGAAGCACTGCGTGTGATGGCCGACGGCGGAAGCGCGCGAACCCTGGCGGAGGCCACGGGCATTCCGCGCAGCACCGTGCAGCGATTGTTGACCGTGCTCGACGAGAGCCAGATGGTTGTGCAAGACTCGCGCACTCTGAAGTACTCGATTGGGCCCAAGACGCTCATGCTCGGCATGGCCTATCGGCGCGGAATCGACTTGTCATCGTTAGCGCGCCCGCTGATGCTGCAGCTGAGGGCTTCGACAAACGAGACAGTGGGTTTGTCGATCCGCATCGGAAATGTACGCATGTTCATCGAAGAGGTGCAGAGTCTTGCGCACTTGCGCTTCGCCTCCGAGCTTGGTGCTCTGTACCCGCTCTGGTCAGGTGCCGCGGGGCGGGTGCTGATGACAGAGCTCAGCGAGGTGGAGATCGATGCTGTTCTCGGATCGACCCCTGACGCAGCCGCCATCGTGCACGCTCCGATCGGCAGAGACGAGCTTCTGCGCCTCATGCGGCACGTGCGGCTGACGAAAAATGCGCGCGCGTTCAACGAGACGCTCGACAACATCAGCTCCATTGCGGTTCCTGTCCGTGACAATCGTGGCGCGGTTGCCGCATCCCTCTCCCTGTCCGGGCCGAGTGAGCGACTGACCGATGCGCGTATGGACGAAGTGCTTCCGCTGCTGAACGACGCAGCGGAGCAGCTGGCCAACGGTCTCGGTGCGAATTCCTGA
- a CDS encoding arylsulfatase, with the protein MAQKTHPRRPNIVLVLADDMGYSDIGCFGGEIDTPNLDGLAASGTRLSQFYNTARCSPSRASLITGLHPHQTGIGILNYDDAPDGYPGTLSESSVTIAEVLRESGYETYLSGKWHLSSSIHDVADSWPTRRGFSHFYGTLEGAGSYFQPRTLTRDEQNIEDEALDPAFYYTDAISDAAVAYVTEHSALRASDPLFMFVSYTAPHWPLHAIEEDVAKYAGRFSAGWDQLRRERLERLVAMGIIDKAWDLTDRDPRVPGWEDVTDQEWEAARMAVYAAQVDRMDQGIGRIVSSLESEGMMDDTLFIFLSDNGGCAEEMPIETAKDFVTTYVTFDATTRDGRDVVPGNDPSILPGDEATYATYGRPWANLSNTPFREYKHWIHEGGISTPFIAHWPNGLSDASALRSQPHQLTDLMATVLDVSGASYPTERNGRPVPAPEGVSLMPTLVSDVSDPERFLFWEHEGNAGVRRGRFKLVRKYPGDWELYDVVEDRTELRDISSQHPDVVAEFSRAYDEWAERCGVIARERVLELYASRGKGLPSE; encoded by the coding sequence ATGGCGCAGAAAACGCACCCCCGCCGACCGAACATCGTTCTCGTGCTGGCTGACGACATGGGGTATTCAGACATCGGATGCTTCGGTGGTGAGATCGATACCCCCAACCTCGATGGTCTCGCGGCATCGGGAACTCGATTGAGCCAGTTCTACAACACGGCACGCTGCAGTCCGTCGCGGGCGTCACTCATCACGGGATTGCATCCGCACCAGACGGGCATCGGCATCCTCAACTACGACGATGCCCCTGACGGGTACCCGGGCACGCTCAGCGAATCAAGCGTGACCATAGCCGAGGTGCTGCGGGAGTCCGGGTATGAAACGTACCTGTCCGGCAAATGGCATCTCTCGAGTTCTATCCACGACGTCGCCGACAGCTGGCCGACGCGCCGTGGCTTCTCACACTTCTACGGAACGCTGGAGGGCGCGGGCAGCTACTTTCAGCCGAGAACGCTGACGCGCGACGAGCAGAACATCGAAGATGAAGCGCTCGACCCCGCTTTCTATTACACAGATGCCATCAGTGACGCCGCGGTCGCATATGTGACAGAACACAGCGCCCTGCGAGCTTCAGACCCTCTGTTCATGTTCGTGTCATACACGGCGCCGCATTGGCCGCTGCACGCGATTGAGGAAGACGTCGCGAAATATGCCGGTCGTTTCAGCGCAGGGTGGGATCAGTTGCGCCGCGAACGTCTTGAACGGCTCGTCGCGATGGGCATCATCGACAAGGCGTGGGATCTCACAGACAGGGACCCGCGGGTTCCCGGTTGGGAAGACGTGACCGACCAGGAATGGGAGGCCGCGCGAATGGCGGTATATGCAGCGCAGGTCGACCGCATGGATCAGGGCATCGGCCGCATTGTGTCCTCCTTGGAATCTGAGGGAATGATGGACGATACGCTCTTCATCTTCCTCTCGGACAACGGCGGATGCGCCGAAGAGATGCCGATCGAAACGGCGAAGGACTTCGTCACCACCTATGTCACCTTCGATGCCACGACGCGGGATGGCCGTGACGTGGTGCCGGGCAATGACCCGAGCATCCTTCCCGGTGACGAGGCGACGTATGCGACCTATGGGCGCCCCTGGGCGAACCTGTCGAACACGCCGTTTCGTGAGTACAAGCACTGGATTCATGAGGGCGGAATCTCAACTCCGTTCATCGCCCACTGGCCGAACGGGCTCTCTGATGCCTCCGCACTGCGTAGTCAGCCGCATCAGCTCACTGATCTGATGGCGACGGTTCTTGACGTATCGGGGGCCTCGTACCCGACGGAGCGAAACGGGAGGCCGGTGCCGGCTCCCGAGGGGGTATCACTGATGCCAACCTTGGTGAGTGATGTGAGTGACCCCGAGCGATTTCTGTTCTGGGAGCACGAGGGAAATGCCGGAGTGAGGCGTGGTCGCTTCAAACTGGTTCGCAAATACCCCGGTGACTGGGAGTTGTATGACGTGGTTGAAGACCGCACGGAGCTGAGAGACATTTCGTCGCAGCATCCGGATGTTGTCGCTGAGTTCTCGCGGGCGTATGACGAGTGGGCCGAGCGTTGCGGCGTCATTGCGCGTGAGAGAGTGCTTGAGCTCTACGCGTCGCGTGGAAAGGGCCTGCCCTCCGAGTAA
- a CDS encoding DctP family TRAP transporter solute-binding subunit → MNKSIRPVAVVLVAGLSLAMVGCSSGGSDDGGEVSLGLGNVLSETHPWNVCGADAMVTSLEESGAGVSLEVYPAGQTQADTLEQLDALQSGTLDLTFAGPAQLATRSEVLNIFDAAYMFRDADHLLEVMNGEIGDEVFGDLADESGLNVLSTGYYGTRHVTANKPVTEPSDLDGMKLRVIDSPLWIDNAKAIGAEPTPVAFAELYLALQQGVVDAEENPLPTISSEKFFEVQDYVSLTAHNIGAESIVASQTALDKLSDSQVEALNEAAIAGAEAATKCIQDEEDDLLKEWSAEDSPIEVVTDVDLDAFSQAAEDYLLPKYGDQWGDLYDRIRNS, encoded by the coding sequence ATGAATAAATCAATACGACCCGTTGCGGTCGTTCTCGTTGCGGGCCTTTCGCTGGCGATGGTGGGTTGCTCGAGTGGAGGCTCCGATGATGGCGGTGAAGTGTCGCTCGGGTTGGGGAATGTGCTCTCGGAGACGCATCCGTGGAATGTCTGTGGTGCGGATGCCATGGTGACGTCGCTTGAGGAGTCGGGCGCCGGGGTCTCGCTCGAGGTGTACCCGGCCGGCCAGACGCAGGCAGACACACTGGAGCAGCTCGATGCCTTGCAGTCGGGAACGCTTGACCTGACGTTCGCTGGCCCTGCTCAGCTCGCAACTCGCTCAGAGGTCCTGAACATCTTCGATGCCGCGTACATGTTCCGCGATGCTGATCACCTTCTCGAGGTCATGAATGGAGAAATTGGCGACGAGGTCTTTGGTGACCTTGCTGATGAATCGGGGCTCAATGTGTTGAGCACCGGGTATTACGGCACTCGTCACGTCACGGCAAATAAGCCTGTAACCGAGCCGAGCGATCTCGACGGCATGAAGCTGCGTGTCATCGACTCGCCGCTCTGGATCGACAACGCGAAGGCAATCGGAGCCGAGCCCACGCCGGTTGCATTCGCCGAGCTGTATCTCGCGCTGCAGCAGGGTGTTGTGGATGCTGAGGAAAACCCTCTCCCCACTATCTCGTCTGAGAAATTCTTCGAGGTGCAGGACTACGTCAGCCTCACCGCGCACAACATCGGCGCTGAGTCGATCGTGGCGTCACAGACGGCCCTCGACAAGCTCTCTGATTCCCAAGTTGAAGCCCTCAACGAAGCCGCGATTGCAGGTGCAGAAGCAGCCACAAAGTGCATACAAGACGAAGAGGACGACCTACTAAAGGAATGGTCGGCGGAAGACAGCCCGATCGAGGTTGTCACGGATGTTGATCTGGACGCCTTCTCGCAGGCGGCAGAAGACTATCTCCTGCCGAAGTACGGCGACCAGTGGGGCGACCTCTATGACCGGATCAGGAATTCCTAG
- a CDS encoding FadR/GntR family transcriptional regulator produces the protein MSKPLERTTLLDALVIQLEQAIATGEYAPDTKLPTEGQLAAEYEVSRPVVREALAHLRERGYIETVNGRGTFVRQPNIETVSRSLLRHLQSQSRVEYSVDDLYEARRTVELESTGLAAARATASDLTLLEKHIETMTATANVDLSAYTAADVSFHLQIAEATKNPLFSLLVTPLVDIIVHGMFESVQSEHEGMLSGVAEHRRILEKLRDGDAEGAQAEMAAHLARSRAVHPQTVISTQRPETPALDNPRA, from the coding sequence ATGTCGAAGCCGCTCGAGCGCACTACCCTCCTGGACGCTCTTGTCATCCAACTGGAGCAGGCAATCGCCACCGGCGAGTATGCGCCAGACACCAAACTCCCTACGGAAGGACAACTCGCCGCAGAGTACGAAGTCAGTCGCCCCGTCGTGCGAGAGGCTCTTGCACATCTCCGCGAACGCGGCTACATCGAGACCGTAAACGGTCGCGGCACCTTCGTCCGGCAGCCGAACATCGAGACCGTTTCTCGTTCATTGCTCCGGCACCTGCAGAGTCAGTCGCGAGTCGAGTACTCCGTTGATGACCTCTACGAGGCTCGGCGGACCGTCGAGTTGGAGTCCACCGGGCTGGCGGCGGCGCGTGCCACCGCCAGCGATCTGACGCTCCTCGAAAAGCACATCGAGACGATGACGGCCACGGCAAACGTCGATCTCTCGGCTTACACAGCGGCCGACGTCAGCTTTCACCTTCAGATCGCCGAGGCAACGAAGAATCCACTCTTCAGTCTCCTCGTCACTCCACTCGTGGACATCATCGTGCACGGGATGTTCGAGAGCGTGCAAAGCGAGCATGAGGGGATGCTGAGTGGCGTCGCGGAGCACAGGCGAATTCTCGAGAAGCTCCGTGATGGCGACGCGGAGGGTGCGCAAGCGGAGATGGCGGCCCACCTCGCTCGTTCGCGCGCCGTGCACCCTCAAACGGTCATCAGCACGCAGCGGCCCGAAACTCCGGCGCTCGATAACCCTCGGGCATAG
- a CDS encoding PfkB family carbohydrate kinase → MSELSMPDRGRLVYVGNVIVDLVMQIDAIPEPGGDTLAHASMHTAGGGFNTMIAAARDGADVVFTGQYGTGPFGSTVRAALADSGFDVVQAGIADVDSGYCVALVDASTERTFVTSVGAEGMLTADDLARVTMRANDIVFVSGYSLAHPSNAAAIPGWLESIPGNVRVVLDPSPLIGELDADVRERVLRRTDILTLNAREAQILSGGREKSAATERLSSMIRVGGSVIVRDGERGALLARAGTAAVTIPAIEVTAVDSNGAGDAHGGVLTAALLRGAALPDAVRRANFAAALAVTQVGPSTSPTATQIDAALADAPRSQGRL, encoded by the coding sequence GTGTCTGAACTGAGCATGCCTGATCGCGGCAGGCTCGTCTACGTCGGCAACGTGATCGTCGATCTCGTCATGCAGATTGACGCGATTCCCGAGCCGGGAGGGGACACGCTCGCGCATGCATCGATGCACACGGCGGGCGGCGGCTTCAATACGATGATTGCCGCCGCACGCGATGGCGCCGATGTCGTCTTCACTGGGCAGTATGGCACGGGCCCGTTCGGGTCGACGGTGCGCGCTGCCCTGGCCGACAGCGGTTTCGACGTCGTGCAGGCGGGCATTGCGGATGTCGACAGCGGATACTGTGTGGCACTTGTCGACGCCTCAACCGAGCGCACGTTCGTCACATCCGTCGGTGCCGAGGGGATGCTGACGGCCGACGATCTTGCGCGGGTCACGATGCGCGCGAACGACATCGTCTTCGTCTCCGGGTACAGCCTCGCGCACCCGAGCAATGCCGCGGCCATCCCCGGGTGGCTCGAGAGCATCCCGGGCAACGTGCGGGTCGTGCTCGACCCAAGTCCGCTCATCGGCGAGCTCGATGCCGATGTGCGCGAGCGCGTGCTGCGGCGCACCGATATCTTGACGCTGAACGCGCGAGAGGCGCAGATTCTCAGCGGTGGTCGAGAGAAATCCGCCGCCACGGAACGCCTGAGTAGCATGATTCGGGTCGGCGGTTCGGTCATCGTCCGTGACGGCGAGCGTGGCGCTCTCCTCGCACGGGCGGGAACGGCCGCCGTAACGATCCCCGCGATCGAGGTGACTGCGGTCGATTCGAATGGAGCGGGCGACGCCCATGGCGGTGTGCTTACGGCAGCGCTGTTGCGTGGGGCAGCCTTGCCTGACGCGGTGCGCCGAGCCAACTTTGCGGCGGCTCTGGCGGTCACGCAGGTCGGCCCCTCCACGTCTCCGACGGCCACGCAGATCGATGCGGCCCTCGCTGACGCGCCCCGATCGCAGGGGCGGCTCTGA
- a CDS encoding MFS transporter, whose translation MMRSNLKAGKVSRPRDVVLASVLGSVVEWYDFFLYGTMAALVFNTQFFPEFDPLIGSMMAFATFAAGFITRPLGGLIFGHFGDRLGRKKILVITMLIMGGSTFAMGILPTYAAIGVTAPILLLLLRMFQGIGLGGEWGGAAILTFEHAPQGKRGLFSSWPQTGVPIGLLLSTLAVNLASIGGSDVLAAWAWRVPFLFSAILVFVGLFVRLRVTEPPAFTALVKKNERSKVPALEVLRYYPKQVILGIGARFAESVTFNVYNAFLLTYTTVVLGLDDSVVLNGLLIAAVVGFIVIPLAGGLSDRIGRRSVYAFGAAFAAVTAFPVFWLVDSGVTQLIWVALVAGWGIGACSMFGPQAAFFAELFPARIRYTGMSIVYQFGVLPSGAIAPALSIWLVSQFGGSWPVAVYIIIVGVIALVSLKFTRERAADDIDAELTGAPAHNDIIADSPRS comes from the coding sequence ATGATGCGCTCAAACCTGAAGGCTGGAAAGGTGTCGCGCCCACGTGACGTCGTATTGGCCAGCGTTCTCGGTTCTGTGGTCGAGTGGTATGACTTCTTTCTGTACGGAACGATGGCGGCACTCGTTTTCAATACCCAGTTCTTCCCAGAATTCGATCCGCTGATTGGCAGCATGATGGCGTTCGCCACGTTCGCCGCCGGGTTTATCACCCGCCCGCTTGGCGGGCTCATCTTCGGGCACTTCGGCGACCGCCTCGGCCGCAAGAAGATTCTGGTCATCACCATGCTGATCATGGGTGGTTCTACATTTGCGATGGGCATTCTTCCCACCTATGCCGCGATCGGCGTAACCGCGCCGATTCTGCTGCTTCTGCTCCGGATGTTCCAAGGCATTGGCCTTGGCGGCGAGTGGGGCGGCGCTGCGATCTTGACGTTCGAGCATGCGCCGCAGGGAAAGCGCGGGCTCTTCAGCAGCTGGCCGCAGACTGGCGTGCCCATCGGCCTGCTCTTGTCCACACTTGCCGTCAACTTGGCGAGCATCGGCGGAAGCGACGTTCTGGCTGCATGGGCCTGGCGCGTCCCCTTTCTCTTCAGCGCGATACTCGTCTTTGTCGGCCTCTTTGTGCGGCTGCGCGTAACTGAGCCGCCGGCGTTCACGGCCCTTGTCAAGAAGAACGAACGCTCGAAGGTTCCCGCACTTGAGGTGCTCCGCTATTACCCCAAGCAGGTCATCCTCGGTATCGGGGCGCGATTTGCCGAGAGCGTGACGTTCAACGTGTACAACGCCTTCCTGCTGACCTACACGACAGTCGTGCTGGGACTGGACGACTCTGTCGTTCTGAACGGTCTGCTCATCGCAGCGGTCGTCGGCTTCATCGTCATTCCTCTCGCCGGTGGGCTCTCTGACCGCATCGGCAGACGCTCGGTTTACGCATTTGGGGCGGCCTTTGCGGCGGTCACCGCGTTTCCGGTGTTCTGGCTCGTCGACTCCGGGGTGACGCAACTCATCTGGGTGGCGCTTGTTGCCGGCTGGGGCATCGGCGCCTGTTCAATGTTCGGTCCGCAGGCCGCCTTCTTCGCGGAGCTCTTTCCCGCACGCATCCGCTACACGGGAATGTCCATCGTCTATCAGTTCGGCGTACTGCCGTCTGGTGCCATTGCCCCGGCTTTGTCGATCTGGCTCGTCTCGCAATTCGGCGGGTCGTGGCCAGTCGCGGTCTACATCATCATTGTCGGCGTCATCGCTCTCGTCTCGCTCAAGTTCACTCGCGAGCGGGCGGCCGACGACATCGACGCGGAGCTGACCGGAGCGCCCGCCCACAACGACATCATCGCCGATTCACCAAGGAGCTAA
- a CDS encoding TRAP transporter small permease, with product MRSDNSRTLPGHRAGRLVADVLERIEELASGVLIVGIFGLVFGQVIFRYVLDSPPFWIEEIARTGMVWLTFIAAAMVTSKVLHLVMTMITDRLGQRASIVFTYFGELTILVTSVALVPAAWHLVSTLGGVSSSTGLLPRSALFLAPLIGFGLMALHSFINILWKKPHEAPGEVAL from the coding sequence ATGAGATCCGATAATTCGCGCACACTCCCCGGACATCGCGCGGGGAGGCTCGTCGCTGACGTACTCGAACGTATTGAGGAGCTCGCCTCGGGTGTGCTGATCGTCGGAATCTTCGGCTTAGTCTTCGGCCAGGTGATCTTTCGATACGTCTTAGACTCGCCTCCGTTCTGGATCGAAGAGATTGCGCGAACCGGCATGGTCTGGCTCACGTTCATCGCAGCCGCGATGGTGACGAGCAAAGTTCTTCACCTTGTGATGACGATGATCACGGATCGACTCGGTCAGCGGGCAAGCATCGTCTTCACGTATTTCGGTGAGCTGACGATTCTCGTCACCTCCGTTGCATTAGTTCCCGCAGCATGGCACCTCGTGTCAACGCTTGGGGGTGTCTCATCGTCGACCGGGCTCCTCCCGAGAAGCGCGCTGTTTCTTGCTCCGCTCATTGGATTCGGCCTGATGGCGCTTCACTCGTTCATCAACATCTTGTGGAAGAAGCCGCACGAGGCACCCGGGGAGGTAGCGCTATGA
- a CDS encoding GntR family transcriptional regulator: MTVHEPRSLKQDLVSTRIRQAIHDGRYGRGSMLPGEVELAQQFDVSRGTVRKALQELSNQNLIETRSGVGSFVMFDDHEFSDSTSWGQPLVGSDVTIESKVLRMERIVDHELAATVGLASVDFLALDRTRHVVDGKAVSLERSKVPAVGALARTPEDGLVDGSLASTMAAAGLVPARIEQWIGIAPLSAADAAILSREPGDHFLHLVRIARAADGAFVERVVSLLDPTRFRVHVVSGDLK, encoded by the coding sequence ATGACGGTGCATGAACCCCGGAGCCTCAAGCAAGATCTGGTGTCGACGAGGATTCGGCAGGCGATCCATGACGGTCGCTATGGGCGGGGATCGATGCTGCCCGGCGAAGTCGAGCTTGCCCAGCAGTTCGACGTGAGCCGCGGCACCGTGCGGAAGGCCCTGCAGGAGCTGTCGAATCAGAACCTCATCGAGACGCGCAGCGGCGTCGGCTCATTCGTCATGTTCGATGATCACGAGTTCAGCGATTCGACGAGCTGGGGCCAGCCTCTGGTCGGCAGCGACGTGACCATCGAGTCGAAGGTGCTCCGCATGGAGCGCATCGTCGATCACGAGCTTGCAGCGACAGTCGGCCTCGCAAGCGTCGACTTTCTGGCTCTCGATCGCACACGCCACGTTGTCGACGGCAAGGCAGTCTCGCTCGAGCGGAGCAAGGTTCCCGCCGTCGGCGCACTGGCTCGCACACCCGAAGACGGACTCGTCGACGGTTCGCTCGCATCCACGATGGCGGCAGCCGGCCTCGTTCCCGCGCGCATTGAGCAATGGATCGGCATTGCTCCGTTGAGCGCCGCCGACGCGGCAATTCTGAGCCGCGAGCCCGGCGACCACTTTCTGCACCTCGTACGCATTGCACGCGCGGCCGACGGCGCATTCGTCGAGCGTGTTGTCAGCTTGCTCGACCCCACGCGATTCCGCGTTCATGTTGTATCTGGAGACCTGAAATGA
- a CDS encoding ADP-ribosylglycohydrolase family protein has translation MTRADEQQAAASRLDRAHGALLGLALGDALGMPTQSMSPKEIADDYGTITRLIDAGPRQRIAHGMQAGSITDDTEQALLLAQLLIDGDGHVDERAFASALIDWERSMQAKGSLDLLGPSTKQAVQRILEGVPASESGRFGSTNGAAMRVAPIGIAVPPDNLDAFVDAVVEASAVTHNTSLGIASASAIGAAVSVGVHGGNIQDAVDTAFAAARIGEQRGHWVAGGSIAARGAWARELLGGTPVREHPTVLREIIGTSVASQESVVATLALVSVSTDPWQTLCTAAELGGDTDTIAAMAGAVLGACGGTEPWPSDAVDSVISINSLELEPIARQLLELRVR, from the coding sequence ATGACCCGTGCCGACGAGCAGCAGGCTGCGGCATCCCGACTCGACAGAGCCCACGGTGCACTGCTGGGTCTGGCACTCGGCGATGCTCTCGGTATGCCGACACAGTCCATGTCGCCGAAAGAGATCGCCGACGACTACGGCACGATCACTCGGCTCATCGACGCCGGCCCGCGCCAGCGCATTGCGCACGGAATGCAGGCCGGAAGCATCACCGACGACACCGAGCAAGCCCTGCTTCTCGCCCAGCTACTCATTGACGGCGACGGGCACGTTGACGAACGGGCATTCGCGTCGGCGCTCATCGACTGGGAGCGGTCCATGCAGGCGAAGGGCTCCCTCGACCTGCTCGGCCCGTCGACCAAGCAGGCGGTGCAGCGCATTCTCGAGGGTGTGCCCGCGAGCGAGTCGGGCCGTTTCGGCTCGACGAACGGAGCGGCCATGCGCGTGGCACCCATCGGCATCGCGGTGCCTCCCGACAACCTCGACGCCTTTGTCGACGCGGTCGTCGAAGCAAGCGCGGTCACGCACAACACGTCGCTCGGCATCGCAAGCGCATCTGCCATCGGCGCGGCCGTGAGCGTCGGCGTTCACGGCGGGAACATTCAGGATGCTGTCGACACAGCGTTTGCCGCAGCCCGCATCGGCGAGCAGCGAGGCCACTGGGTGGCCGGCGGCTCGATCGCAGCACGCGGCGCGTGGGCGCGCGAACTTCTCGGCGGCACTCCGGTTCGCGAGCATCCCACCGTGCTGCGCGAGATCATCGGCACGTCTGTGGCCTCGCAGGAGTCCGTCGTCGCGACACTCGCACTCGTCTCTGTGTCGACCGACCCCTGGCAGACGCTGTGCACTGCGGCGGAACTTGGCGGGGACACCGACACGATTGCCGCGATGGCCGGCGCCGTCCTCGGTGCGTGTGGCGGCACCGAGCCGTGGCCGTCCGACGCCGTCGACAGCGTGATCTCCATTAACTCTCTCGAGCTCGAACCCATCGCACGCCAGCTTCTCGAGCTGCGCGTGCGCTGA
- a CDS encoding purine-cytosine permease family protein → MSDNIPSRIEQRGIEPVPDSERNGNPLQLFWVWFAANISILGLPLGASLVAFQLLNFWQSVIVAVIGAAGAFALVGVVSIAGRRGGAPSMTLSRAIFGVRGNIGPTLVSLLSRLGWETVNTTTGAFVLLSLFTILFGVSGDAKAVPLLAIVAIVIFEVCTLLVSGLGHAAILVIQKWSTWIFGALNLVVAAFIVATVNWEAVFAAAPGPVSAMLVGISVIAAGTGIGWANAGADMSRYQRKSVRAGHLVASAAAGAGIPLIVLIGIGSLVTIGDPSLAEASDPVAAIRELLPSWMAVPYLIAAFGGLLLSNHLSVYSAGLTTLTLGIKVKRVYAVTLDVLVTFIGALYFMLVADSFYTPFITIISVLAIPITAWLAVFLVDMIKRHNYDPDALLNLRSDSGYWYRGGIEWRAFGSWAIAIVVGLLFSKVGPADAPWFTGLFSHTWVATNGLAWVATFVIAGGLYFVLGGARAGVIPLTSAGAEAEVSDRV, encoded by the coding sequence ATGAGCGACAACATTCCCTCACGAATTGAACAGCGCGGCATCGAGCCGGTTCCCGACTCCGAGCGCAACGGAAACCCGCTGCAGCTCTTCTGGGTGTGGTTCGCCGCGAACATTTCCATTCTCGGTCTGCCGCTTGGGGCATCGCTCGTGGCGTTCCAGCTGCTCAACTTCTGGCAGTCAGTGATCGTCGCCGTCATCGGTGCGGCGGGTGCCTTCGCCCTCGTCGGCGTTGTCTCGATCGCCGGGCGACGCGGAGGAGCACCGAGCATGACACTCTCGCGCGCCATCTTCGGCGTACGCGGCAACATCGGCCCCACACTCGTCTCGTTGCTGTCGCGGTTGGGCTGGGAGACGGTGAACACGACGACCGGCGCATTCGTGCTGTTGTCTCTGTTCACGATCCTGTTCGGGGTGTCGGGCGATGCCAAGGCCGTTCCCCTGCTCGCCATCGTGGCCATCGTGATCTTCGAGGTGTGCACGCTTCTTGTCTCCGGCCTCGGGCACGCGGCGATTCTCGTCATCCAGAAGTGGTCGACGTGGATCTTCGGTGCGCTCAACCTCGTCGTTGCGGCATTCATCGTCGCAACGGTCAACTGGGAGGCCGTCTTCGCCGCTGCGCCCGGGCCCGTCAGCGCAATGCTCGTCGGCATCAGCGTCATTGCGGCGGGAACGGGAATCGGCTGGGCGAACGCCGGGGCCGACATGTCGCGCTACCAGCGCAAATCGGTGCGCGCAGGGCACCTTGTGGCATCCGCGGCGGCGGGCGCCGGCATCCCGCTCATCGTGCTGATCGGCATCGGTTCGCTTGTGACCATCGGCGACCCCTCACTGGCCGAAGCATCCGATCCGGTCGCGGCGATCCGCGAACTGCTGCCCTCGTGGATGGCCGTTCCCTACCTCATTGCTGCATTTGGGGGCCTGCTGCTCTCGAACCACCTGTCCGTGTATTCGGCGGGGCTCACGACGCTGACGCTCGGCATCAAGGTGAAGCGCGTCTACGCCGTGACCCTCGACGTGCTCGTGACGTTCATCGGAGCGCTCTACTTCATGCTCGTCGCCGACAGCTTCTACACTCCGTTCATCACGATTATCTCGGTGCTCGCCATCCCCATCACCGCCTGGCTCGCCGTGTTCCTCGTCGACATGATCAAGCGTCACAACTATGACCCGGATGCTCTGCTCAATCTGCGTTCCGACAGCGGGTACTGGTACCGCGGCGGCATCGAGTGGCGTGCTTTCGGTTCGTGGGCCATCGCGATCGTCGTGGGGCTCTTGTTCTCGAAGGTGGGCCCGGCGGATGCTCCGTGGTTCACGGGTCTGTTCTCGCACACCTGGGTCGCAACGAACGGCCTGGCCTGGGTCGCCACGTTCGTCATCGCCGGCGGACTCTACTTCGTGTTGGGCGGGGCGCGCGCGGGTGTGATTCCCCTCACCTCGGCAGGCGCGGAAGCGGAGGTCTCAGATCGTGTCTGA